The Acanthopagrus latus isolate v.2019 chromosome 1, fAcaLat1.1, whole genome shotgun sequence genomic interval CTGTATGATCTAATGCAATCCAATACAGCTGCTCTGCCGTAAAGACTACTTTTATTATGTCTGTCATGTTCTGTCTATCTGACACCGGGGTCAACTCAATCGTATCTTTAGCTGTGACAAGGTCATAGTTGCAGAAGAATTGTACCTGACTGCTTAACACTCAGAGGTGTTTCTAACATTCTGCCCCCAGCTAAGTAGGTAGCACAAAAAAATTAGAGTACCACctttaaaggtcatattgatatatatttattaaactagaagagaggagaagcagaaatgtgcagaattaaaaaaaaaatctcttttccataaaaacattataatgatTGTGAATCAACAACTTTGCAATGGTAGAGAGTTGGTTCCAGGTTATGACAAGGTTTGTCATCGCATGGCCTCTGTGATTTGCCAGCGATCAACAATCGACAGGTAGTTGGCAgtctgtggaaaaaagaaatggtgaCATGTTGAACATCATAAAGTTCATAAAGGTATTTATGGCTGTTGTATTTGAATTGTAACAGATAGTGCAAGTGCGCCAAATAAAGCAgccactgagtgtgtgtgtgtgtgtgcgcacgtgtgtgagaaataataaaaaataacagtgatttgtgtattttattgatttgataACTAGTATTTGCATTTACCTTGTTTACATGTCACTGAATTGTCTTTGCTATACTTACAGTTATATGTATTTGCCATGTTGTAGCAATTGATTATCATCATGTTACACTTGTTTACAATAAAACTATCTCATAAATCTGGATAAGTTGCTTCTTTGTTGTTCTTGGCAGTAAATCTTAACTGATATCTCCATTCAATCTCATACAGCTGTCTTAAGAGATCATTATTTGCCACATCGTCCCGTCCTTGTGCAATTGCAGGGAGTGTTAGAACGTGCAATATTCCTTGTTCCCAGCTGACTTATTGCTTCTGACTGGACACACCCACCAAACTGAACATATAAACTGGGGAACAGGTGGCGATTGCTTTTATCAAAGGAGAAGTTCACACCTCACGGGAACGTCCTGGTCTCATTTAACAGAGGTAAGAAGGATGCTTGACTGACTGGACTGAGATAAGTGAGAGAAGACTTTTGCCAATGGTCTTTTAATCGAGATACctgtgttttgaaaagtttAATCAGTGTTCAGCGcggttattattattttctcctcaCCAGGATTCTTCTGCTCTCCAGAGTGAACATGGTGGACTATAAAGTGACTGTGTTCACCAGCAATGCCACCACCGCCACTACTTTTAACAATGTCTTTATTAAGCTGGTGGGCACGGATGGGGAGAGCGAACGCAAGTGGCTCATTGGCTTCAGAGGGGCTACAGCCTTCGTGAAAGGAGCAGTAAGTCTTAATTTATAAGGAGTTACACATATTATAGTCATTTGGATGTTACAGCTCAGTTCCTGATTATCAAATACTCACCATTTATTCCAGGTGTCCACTTTTACCGTGTCCTGTCCTGAATCCATTGGAAAGCTGATTCTAATAGAGGTTGACAAACAGCGTCTCCTGTTGTTCCCAGAGGACTCCTGGTTCCCCGCCAAGGTGGAAGTAGAATCCCCTGAGGGAGACACCTACACCTTTCCCATCTACCGCTGGATCACTGACAGCAAGGTTTACCGCTTCAGAGAGGGAAAAGGTTTGTGCTGTTGACTggccacagaaaacagaaaggaaagcTCCGCAGGGTGGACTGTACGAGGGCTATAAGGAGTCAGTTCAAACAAATCTATTTTATATATCATCAATTTTTATACATTGCTGTGGCTCTTTCTTTAAGCTCTGAGAGTCTTTGAAGACAACCATCACCTTGGCCAACACAGTCGACAGCAGGAGCTGAAGCAACGAGAGGAAGACTATCGGTGAGAATTTGGAGTTTGCACACATTTCAGCTCGATCTGAACCTGCCCCGCGTTTGTTCAAGACATGCAAATAATGATATCAGCCCAATAGCTGAAAAGTTTAATCTTGAAAAGAAAAGTGCACAAGTTTAATAATATCTTAGTATTTGGAATGTACCCAcctttgctttaatgacagcgTGCACTCGAGCTGCCACAGACTCCACAGGTTTGTGTAAAATTGGATGACTCACTCATGTCATCCCAGCATTTCCCAAAGAGCTTCCTGTGTTGTCACTCTTCACTCGGCTTTCTCCGTCTTCAAGCGCTTCAAACTGCAATATTGCTACGACTGCTATCTTACTGTTCAAAGCTCCACCCCGCTCttctctgtcccccccccccagctggGATGTATATGCAGCGGGTATTCCCCACAACATAAAGGCAGAAAGCCCTCTTGATCTGCCTTGTGAGGTCCGCTTCTCCTTCACCAAAACAACGGAGTTTCTCTTCACTGCAACCACAGGGTGAAGTCCTCAAATTCTGTCAAACATCCATTTATCCATATAACTATGAACTGGAGCTATTTAAAGCATCACACTAAAGTCgctcatgttttttattttctagacTGACCGAGCTGCAACTGAAGGGGCTGGATGACTGCAAGGAGAGCTGGACTGATATCGACAGTATCGATCGGGTGTTCTGCTGCAAAACGACTCCCATATCAGGTACTGTGCCATCACGGTAGTTTAATAGTACTTGATAGTGACAGAAGGAAATGTGCTCATATGTAGTCATGCAGAAGTTTCCCAATTTCAGGCTAACAACTGACTTTTAAACACCTGGAAACAGTGTCCAATCATAACTGGAACTCACTTGACTCTCACTGTTTTCTAACAAAGGTGGTGGAGCAAGACTTTGTAGCCCAAACTCATTGAAGCTGAACTCTTTTTCCAGAATATGTGCAGGATCACTGGAAGGAGGACGCATTTTTCGGTTACCAGTATCTGAATGGAGTTAACCCCATGTTGATCAGACGTTGCACCGCCCTGCCCAGTAACTTTCCTGTCACTGATGGCATGGTCTCCCTCCGTGGTCAGCGTAGCCTGCAAGAAGAAATGAAGGTACCCGTCTTGACCTTGATTGGTCCTTGTATTGGACTTATGACATTTAAATTTAGCATTGCACATTGCACTTAGACGCTTACTTAGTATATGTAATAGCAACACTGGATGCATGTGAGTAAATTCATTTCACAACCTGACTGACTTTTCAAACAGAGAGGCAACATATTCCTGTGCGACTACAAGCGTTTGGATGGAGTGAAGACGGCCACCATCAACGGGAAGAAGCAGTACTTGATGGCGCCCCTCGTGTTGCTCCACAAAACCCCTGAAGATCAGCTGATGCCAATCGCTATTCAGGTGAGATTCAAATAAAGCTGTATAAAAGCTAGAGGCTTGATTCATAATGTAAGATGTAGGTTCCCCTGAAACAGGAGGCATCCACTTTCCTGAAAGTGTTTTTAAGCTTGACACAGTTTTCTAGGTACCATGACTATTAACCAGATGGCAGCTTTGAATTCTCTCCTCCAGGAGAGGCAGTTAATTTCACTCTGCCTAAACCTGAGCCATTAAAAGAAAGTGTCTGTTATAATCACATCCATGTTTGACAGGCTGACGGTTGAGTCTGACACAAACACGGACATTTCCAAAACATTATCGACCAGTCCTGGTGATGGATCGAACAGACCGAATGAACCTcatcctccttccttctcctgcagctAAAGCAGACTCCAGCAGACGACAATCCCATCTTCTTTCCTACTGATTCTGAGTACGACTGGTTGATGGCCAAGATCTTTGTGAGAAGTGCAGAGTTCAGCGAGCATCAACTCAACGTTCACCTGCTGCGCACTCACCTGCTGGCTGAGGTGTTTGCAGTGTCACTGCTGCGCAACTTACCCATGGTGCATCCTCTGTACAAGGTAAGTGTGAGGGAGAATTCTGAACTTGCGGTAATAGTCTAATCACCGGTGTTactgataacattcagccactaaatgtggTATCTCCCTTAATCCTCCATTGCATTCATGTCAACACTGATATTGTTTGAATTTCAAGTAGTTGACAGTTTGTTGTACTACATACCTTTTGCTTACGCTAGCACAGAAACATTACCCTTGCTAATGCTATCTAGCTTACATCAACGCTACTAACACAAGCTTATATTAACATTAGTAACACTAATGTTAACATTGCTAATACTAGCTTGCTAACATTTATGCTGCTAACACTAGTGAATGCTAACATGACTAACACTGGCAAGCTCACGTAAACGTTGCTAACTaatatttttaaggaaaatagatacttttgttttacacttCTCTGCAAGctctgatgatttttttttttttaattaacattatcaacatgagctttaactgttttttgtatcttccaaaatgtcaaatgtctgttttaactTGCATGCATTTCGACACAATTAAAATTGTACAGTAGGATCAAGATTTCTGATAAGTGTAACTAATGTTCCTTCTCTCCCCCAGCTCCTCATACCTCACACTCGCTACACTCTGCAGATCAACCTCATGGCTCGAGATCGTCTGATATCTGAGAATGGAGTTTTCACAAAGGTACGAAAAGACCAACATGCCCAGTAGAACCATATCATCTACAGTATTCCTGTCTGACTGTATTCCTCACATGTTTTACTCTTCCCTAGTTTACAGCGTCTGGTGGAGAGGGTATGTTCACAATCCTGAAGAGATCCATGTCCTCGATGACCTACAGCTCCCTCTGCATACCAGATGACATTGCTGAGCGTGGACTGGAGGATGTGCCAAACTTCTACTACAGGGATGATGGACTCAGGCTTTGGGATATCATTAACAGGTGCTGTAGGCAGCTAACGATGTTAGGGTTAAGAGGAATTCATTCAGAGGCTATGAAATAGTTTTTTGTACAGGATTTGCTTGCCACTTCCActtgcaggggaaaaaaagtattgaaGTGTGTGCTGTTTGCTAGAAACAAACTGAGCAACTGAATCACATGCTCTTCTCAACTGAAGTGATGATAATGAGGACAGGACAGATCAGCTCGTCGGCACAAAGGCAACACATCTGTGTTAACGAGACTGCTCGAGCAGGGAGTATTAATTGCTGCAGTAAAGCAACCTGGAAATGCAAATGTAGGATTAGAGGggacattttattcaaatgagtTCAGCCACAGACTGTGCCTCTTGCTCTGGTAAATGATGCCTGGCCGGAACATCCTACCTTTAGTGATCCTCcatttagtttttcattaaTCTATAATTTTGGTCCATCTCCCTTTACCTTTGCAATCACATGTTGTTTGAATCAAGTGGCTGCCAGTTTGTTGCGCCACCTAATGCCAATGCCAGCTAATATTAGCTAGCTGATGTTAACATTGCTAATTCAAGCTAATGTTGACATTGCTGATGCTAGTTAACGTTAGGAGGGTAGAGTATGCTAAGCACATATTGTagagctgaaacattttttacGTTCTTTTCCACAAACTGGCGACTACAAAGACTCTTGATGTGGACAAAACACTGATACTACATGGTACCAACAGTGTTAAACCACTGGCTGACAAAGGTGGAACCAACTGTCAGAACTTTTACAcacagatgaacaaaaaaataattgctcATCAACCATTACCTGACATTGCTAACACAACCctgctaacattaacattgttaACTTACTAAGCTTACTAACATCAACACTACTAACACTGGCTATTACTAACATTGGTAACACCAGCTAATTTATGTTGATGTGCTAACTTAAGCTAGCTTACATAGAAATTTGTTAAACATGTTAACTCCAGCTAACATTAAGATTGTGAACACTAGGTTGCCAACATTAACACTGCTACTAGTCAAGGTCATTAACACTAGTCAAGGTTAACATTGCTGACACTAGCttgctaatgttaacattacTAGCACTAATGTTGACATTGCTAATATGataatcataatcattttggattttttaaaccattaatttagaaaaataatcatgatttaaagaaaagagatatttagcacctttctacaagctctgtagatgtttgATGGGATGATGAAATGGTTTGTCTCTACAAAAATGGTATTGATAACCACGATATCTGGGCAACAATACATGTTGGACATGCATCAGTAATGGGTCACGCACTACGAGGTCCCCTGATACAGGAATATACGGAGCTCAATTCCTGCCCCCCTCTTTGAGCTCTTCGAACTTTTGCCCTTAAACGTAACCCAGTTGATTTtcaaaaagggtttttttcatcagtctttctgaaatgttgcaacataaacacacactggtaaTACCATCAATTCTTACACTTAGTCTGTTGTAATGCAATTTCCTCTGAACTGTATATGTTGAAACAGGGCTGTCACTGTTGCTCGAGGTGATGCTGAAAGTTTTTGGGCCTCTGGTGACAGTTTTTATTGAGTCCCTTATACGCTCACTTGCCAGTTTATAGCGTACAACAAGCTAAAGCCAATGAAGGCAAAACTCCTACTTTGACATGACAGATGGGATGTTCCCTGTTTATGGAGTGTGAACCCATTAAGAGCAGTGCTGTTGCAATTTTGAGCTGTGCCTGATTTATGGTTGATTTGCCCTTTAAATGCCAAGAAGCCTAGGTGTTAGATGAACAAAGCCATGCAGGGATGACAGTACAGTAAACGGGTGATCTAAACCTGAGCTACTGATTCCTTATTGAGAAGACCCTCACAGATGGCTTCATAATGTTGTAATTGTTTCTTGCTAGACTACTTTGATAGAGAACCTAGATCTCTAtgaacatattaaaacaatacATCCAATAACAGCTATAAACAACAGCTATGAAGTTCATTAATTAGCAAGTTTTTATGTAATTTGTTATCATGATGAGGTCGCCACAGCAACAGTGAATCTTCAAGAAGTCACTGTGCCTGTTTCCTTAGAAATAGTTACTTCTGTTTTTGTATGGCTGAGACAATGTATATACTTTGTTAGGTGGAAAAATTTGATTGTGAAAGCAGTCTATCAAgtcatgatttttatttttaagtggggaacatgttttaaaagaacataTCCCCTTCTTAAAGGTTTGTGCAGGGAGTGCTCAGCTACTACTACAAGAATGATGCTGAGGTCCATGAAGACCCCGAACTGCAGAAATGGATCTTGGATATTTATTCCCATGGATTCCTTAGCCAAGGAACCAATGGTaggctttaaaataaaaactcccTTTTTGATGAtaaatgtgcacatttgtgtAACAATATATCATTATGATTCAAGCAGTCTTTATTAAAGTCATCTGAGACGTGGTTACCTAACAGAGGTCATTCTGTCTATTTCTCAGGATTCTTTCGGAGAATCAGCACCCTGGCTGAGTTGATCAAGTTCGTCACAGTGGTGATCTTCACCTGCTCAGCACAGCACGCGTCTGTCAACTCTGGACAGGTGAATCCTTTTACTGTACTGGCGTGATCATAACTCCACCAACGAGGTGGTCATTAATTTCTTGGTGATCAAAACAACGATCTTCATGGAAATTATCTGATGTATTTAGTTGGCTGGTATTGATGGTCGCATGGTGGAGCTTGAGGAAAAGTCATGGGTCTTCTGCTTTTCAGGAATTCATCCTTTGGGGACAATGAACGTCTTTATAGATGTTGGACCTGATCCAAATTTGATGGCAGAACATCCAACAAtcgttgaaatatttcagtgtgaGATGAAAGTAGCAGACTAAAGACTGACATGCTGTAGCTTCAACACATTTTGATCATCCATCTGTCAATCATTCATTGCAGTTTGACTATGGTGGCTGGATGCCCAACACTCCCGTCTCCCTGCAACGTCCTCCACCAACAACAAAGGGCACAACAAGCGAGGCCACGATGCTGCAGACATTACCTGACGTCAACACAACAGCTCAGGGAATGGCCACCATGTGGCTCCTGAGCAGGCAGTCCTCTGACTTTGTAAGTGCCCTCGACAATTACAATTAAAAGAATCACATATTTGTTCACGTTGTGTGTACTTAAAATGAATATGTGATTTGAGCCTGAATACCATCTTTGAACCACTGAAGAAATCCTGCTCACTTCCTTTAACTGTACATGGCGCTGCCAATAGTCTATGTTTGAGAAACGCCTTAACATTTGTTACTGTTAGAGACATTAACTTTCTAGCTGTACTGTTTGTCTCATCAGGTCCACCTTGGCCGGTACCCGGAGGACCATTTCAATGAGGAGATTCCCTGCAAGTTGATA includes:
- the LOC119011326 gene encoding arachidonate 12-lipoxygenase, 12R-type-like, which gives rise to MVDYKVTVFTSNATTATTFNNVFIKLVGTDGESERKWLIGFRGATAFVKGAVSTFTVSCPESIGKLILIEVDKQRLLLFPEDSWFPAKVEVESPEGDTYTFPIYRWITDSKVYRFREGKALRVFEDNHHLGQHSRQQELKQREEDYRWDVYAAGIPHNIKAESPLDLPCEVRFSFTKTTEFLFTATTGLTELQLKGLDDCKESWTDIDSIDRVFCCKTTPISEYVQDHWKEDAFFGYQYLNGVNPMLIRRCTALPSNFPVTDGMVSLRGQRSLQEEMKRGNIFLCDYKRLDGVKTATINGKKQYLMAPLVLLHKTPEDQLMPIAIQLKQTPADDNPIFFPTDSEYDWLMAKIFVRSAEFSEHQLNVHLLRTHLLAEVFAVSLLRNLPMVHPLYKLLIPHTRYTLQINLMARDRLISENGVFTKFTASGGEGMFTILKRSMSSMTYSSLCIPDDIAERGLEDVPNFYYRDDGLRLWDIINRFVQGVLSYYYKNDAEVHEDPELQKWILDIYSHGFLSQGTNGFFRRISTLAELIKFVTVVIFTCSAQHASVNSGQFDYGGWMPNTPVSLQRPPPTTKGTTSEATMLQTLPDVNTTAQGMATMWLLSRQSSDFVHLGRYPEDHFNEEIPCKLIKDFQGELQALSAAIKVRNESLEVPYTYLDPTEVENSVAI